The Pangasianodon hypophthalmus isolate fPanHyp1 chromosome 14, fPanHyp1.pri, whole genome shotgun sequence nucleotide sequence atcttatAATTGTGTTTTCATATTATTCTTTCAAATACCACCACCGAATGTTCCACCTGGGTGTTTCTGTCCCGCATCCCTCTTTTCCATTTTGTTGTATGgcatttctgttgtgtttttagcttATTGCAGTGTTTCTgattttgcatgtgttttctcaATTTGCATTATGTTTCTACATGCAGCCTGTGTGTTCTCTAATTGATGAATGTGTTTACAGTTTTGCAGTGCATAAAGGAATTTGCAGCTATTTCTGAACTACTGTGCATGTATTGCCAGGTCCACGCATCCTcttctgtatttgcatgtgttttctgaatTTTCAATGCTTTGCCCCTGTTGGTCTCCATAGCTAATAGCTAATACCTAATACCTAATAATGCAATAGCTAATATGAAGCCtggcatgtaacatgtaaagcAAACAACCAATTTTACACTTATTATTTGTGCTTTATTAGTTATTAGAAGATACAAATAGATACAGGTATATggtggtgcctctggtgagtgtctGTAGCTAGCGCAGTAGCTTGCACTGCTAACATAGCTGATACAATGCCCAGCATACTGGActtcaaacaaccaattttcacactgttttacttgattaaaatattttaagtacattttaaagacaaattaatCATGTACTATAGTAAACCTTGTGCAGTAGGCTACATTTTTCCCACTATTCTTTCTCATCAGAGCTAAAAACACTGAATAGCTCACAGACGGTATATGCCCACCAGCGACAACAGTAGCACTCGTGCAAAGCCTACAAGAGACAAACTCCAAGCGACACAAACAACCTGTTGCTCTCTAATGTGAACATGTGTATCATTTTAAGTCCTAAGTCCATATGCCATAACTTATCGGGGACTCAACTGCTGTACTGAATGTGCCAGAGTTACATCTGTTACGCCGCAGAGCAATAGCCTTGAAGGTAATGCCTCTTCAACAAAAGAGACAATTTCCTCCAAGTTCGTGTCGTTCTTTCTTCTAAATGAACGCAAATTTTTCCATAATTgttctaatactaataattatcTGGTATCTTTACTTTACTaaagtatttctttatttgcatTGCTCTGACAAGCACCATTCTGTCATAATGTTATGActttattcttaaaatattgtgacttttttcttgTCATGTCAGatattacagcattttttatatattgtgatttttctcaacatattacaactttattcttgaaatcttgttgtttttttttttgtttaaacagtGGCCCTAAAATACTGTCATACATCACCACTACAACATGTAAATCCAGAAATTAGTCTCCACTATAAAATTACAGCTGTACAGATGTAGAGGAGTAGGTTCACAGTACATTAGCAGTAGCTAAACTGGCTACCTGACAAGCTAGTGCTACAGGCGATACCTTACATTTACCtacttctgtatttctgcatgtCTGTAATTTATAATTAAGCCCAACTTTACAATTTACCAGTTGTAGTAATGATATTGTTGTTCCAGATGAGTGTCCTGAATTAATCTTTGCACTatatctgaaatctgaaatggtTCTGTATGTTGTAGATAGAGCCATACTGTCTACATTTAAATATTCCCTTTGTCATAACATATGTTTgtagaaattaatttaattctgattatttactttaaaacaagCTCTTGGCAACCAACAGACTGTTTTAAAACTAGGCCAAAAATACCACCAGCAGACTTGCTTATTCAAATTCATCCAAAACCAtcacagaatggtgaaaaaaatggCAACTACTCACAATGTGTTGCACACATTGAGATGGCAGTGGCAATTAGCATATGAACGAAACAGCattcaacatttacatttaaaatgtacatattaaaatttaaaatttacatttacatttacatttaaaatgtacatattaaaatttaaaatttacatttacatttacatttaaaatttatttttaacatttatatttatatttaacattaacatttatatttcatatttatatttaacatttacatttaacattaccGTTATAtttagaatttacacagaaatttAAAACTGTTCAGTGAAAAAGTCAGATATAAAAGAGACTTTTATGGCACCCCATACACTACAGAATGCTGTGAGAATGTTGTGAAATAGTGTAAAATTGTACACTTACCCCTATAGCATAGCGAACAATCCCCTCCATCTGTGGCATGTTCAATACCTCTGTGAGGTTTCTTTCATCTCCTGCCATCTCTCCATCAGACAGTagaataatcatttttttggCGTTCTCTTTTGATCCACTTTGAGGAACAAAAACGTCTGTGCTGCAGGTAGTACAGGACACAGAAGCTAATAAAGACTTTGTAGTAAGATGTGCTGTAAACATTGATAGACTGTCAGCCATTGAGGCACTTTTGTGCACAATCATGATAGGAACTTTTTGGGTTTGAGTACTTACAGGACATGGTAGAGGGCTGAAGCTGTCTTGGTGATTGCATGAATTTGTTTTATGTTCTTCACCTTATCCAAGGCTCTgagatgttcattattttctttcaaaGAGAGTTCTGTCCTTATGTCTCTCCCATACTGCACTACTGCAAACTTGCACTGAAGAGagaatttataaaatttattgaATTAATGACATTTTGATAAAGGCTTATGTTGAAATTTAAACCACACATTTTTATGTATCATTAAATTCTATTTGTCAATACTAATTGTTTCCCTAAATGTCATACTTACACTGAAACATGTTGTCCAAACATTATTCATCACATTACTAATAAAGTCTTTGGCCCTTTCAAAATCCGGCGGCTCAATGCTACCAGAGCCGTCCAGCACAAAAGCGATCTCCGTCCCTGCATCTTCAGATAAACACAAGCAGCAGAGGGATTTCACAAATATGATACTGTTTGATGCCTTACTTACACTAAAACATGTTGTCCAAAAATTTTTCAGCATGTTACTaataaaagcacaaaagcaATCTCCGTCCAATCTCCATCCATGCATCTTCAGATAAACACAAGCACCAGAGGGATTTCACaaatattgtgtaaattttCTAATCTATAGAAAATTATGAGTTTGCTTAATAAGAAACAGTCAGAGAGAACCTTTTAAAACCAAAGAGTATTTGATTTTACAGAATAATAAGGTAATATCTGCTTTGGCCACTGTTCAAAAATCTATCTTGTAAAAGTCTCAGAGTTTCCATAATGTAAGTTTGAAGTAACCTTTAAATGTAGGTCTTGCTGAGCTGCATATCTCAATTTCCGATGGAACGCAAGGTCACAAAATGTCATTTGTTTTGGGTacattgtaaaatatataatccTATTTTTTGAAACTTAAAGAAATCACTGCTTGATTCCATACTTTTAGACTGTGACTTGAAATACTTGCTGACAAACAATatctaaataatataatttagcAATCATGTGTTAACAAACACAAGTAATATTATACTGCAGAAGGCTTAGAATTGATTTGCATTTATATGCAAATATCCTGACTTACCTTCAATcctaattatgtttttttccaaaGAAGAGAGAATGTTTTTCAATTCAGCATAATTAGAAACCTTGAAAAATCGATCTTCGCTGCTAGCTATTTCCATCATCTCTTTTATTGCCTGTGGTTTATTCAGAACCTCTGGCCCGAGCTGAGAATAAAACATCACTGTATTAGCAAAGACAAAAATTCTTTCAGCACAATATGTAAAAGATCATCACAGGCATTCATTGTCATAATTTAGAAAGCACATTGTAATATATAGCTCAGTAACTCATTGTACTGATAAACAGGCGAATAGCAGTAATTAAGACACTTAAATGGCTTTAGACAAGCTACGTTTTGCttttgttcctttaagttttccaataCTGGAAATTCTTCAAGAGAGAAGAcattacactttgcagtttctcagtcacatgacaattttttttaccttattaatttcaagacaAAGTAAGGTGACAACAATATACCACCAAAGGTTTTatttgtgatatatatatatgagataaAGGAGAGGTATAAGGGGGGTTATGTTAAAACTGTGGTTAGAGAAAGCAAtaaagtcaatcaatcaatcaatcaatcaatctttgAAAAAATTAGGAACCCTTTAATGTATTTCAAAAGATGCATCCCAGTTTCCACCAGGCCAATTTGGCTACTGCCAAATATATATCTTTTGTAAAACTACAATATCTAAAActgtagtattttattttaatcaccaCAACCTGAAAACTATTGCATTTTTTCACAAATGTATCCTAAATCTACAATTTTACTACGTAAGAATTTAGTACTACAGCATGGCTTATTAACAGTTCCTGTTCTATTCTTCTCACTGGAGTTCTgaaatgtaaaattgtaaacTTACCCCTATAGCATAGCGAACAATCCCCTCCATCTGTCGCATGTTCAATACCTCTGTGAGGTTTCTTTCATCTCCTGCCATCTCTCCATCAGACAGTagaataatcatttttttggCGTTCTCTTTTGATCCATTTTGAGGAACAAAAATGTCTGTGCTGCAGGTAGTACAGGACACAGAAGCTAATAAAAACTTTGTAGTAAGATGTGCTGTAAACATTGATAGACTGTCAGCCATTGATGCACTGTTGTGGAAACTCAtgatgagaattttttttgggTTTGAGTACTTACAGAACATGGTAGAGGGCTGAAGCTGTCTTTGTGATCCCATAAATCTGTTTTATGCTCTTCACCTTATCCAAGGCTCTGAGATGGTCATTATTTTCTTGCAGAGAGAGTTCTGTCCTTATGTCTCTCCCATACTGCACTACTGCAAACTTGCACTGAGGAGAGAatttaaatactgtacatttatctgtatctatatatacacatatatataatttaatgtcTTAAAGACATTCTGAGAAAGACTTATGGTTGAAATTTAAACCACACtgttttttacataaaattatattttaaattttaaattctcTTTGTTTCCTCAAAAAATACTTTTCATTTAGAACTTCAGTGCCAAATGGAATAATTCCAGACAGCATCACTGATAATTTTATCTGAAAGTGTTCTGTTACTTcataataaaagcatttcttCACCCAGTGTTTTTAAAAGATTCTAGAAGTTTTCCATCAGTATGTCAATAATTAGGATATTGGGTTTTATGGACATCATACCATGAATTTTTCATACTGTTTGATGCCTTACTTACACTGAAACAAGTTGTCCAAACATTTTTCATCACGTTACTAATAAAGTCTTTGGCACTTTCAATATCCTGCGGGTCAATGCTACTAGAGCCGTCCAGCACAAAAGTGATCTCCGTCCCTGCATCTTCAGATAAACACAAGCACCAGAGGGATTTCACAATTATTACCTCTATAAGAATTTACACTGTAGTCTAAGGAAGTGATGTACATCAGACACCACATGCATCAGTCACCTGATATACTGTATCCATTTTGTTCATGGACtgattgaatatttatttataatcgtaattttaagcaaaaaaaaaaaaaaaactgcttattTTAATACCCTTCAGTCTGTGACCTGAAATACTACCTGACAAACAGTatctaaataatataatttactgATCAAATATTAACAAACACAAGTGTGTTATACTGCAGAAGGCTTACAAGTAGATTTGCACTTATATGCAAATATTCTGGCTTACCTTCAATCCTAATTATGCTTTTTTCCAAAGAAGAGAGAATGTTTTCCAAAGCAGCATAAttacaaacactgaaaaatctATCTTCACTGCCAGCTATTTCTGTCATCTCTTTTATTGCCTGTGTTTTATTCAGAACCTCTGGCCCCACCTGAGAATAAAACATCACTGTATTAGCAAAGAATTAGCAAATAATTCTTTCAACTTAGAAAAAGTAAAAGATTATTACAGCTGTTCATTGCCAtgatttaaaaagcacattgtAATATGAAGCATAGTAAacaaagtttaataataaacaggccAATAGCAGTAACTCAAAGTACTTAAAGCGCTTTTGACAAGATAGCATGATAAATATTAGCTGAATTACAATTtgtaccacagagctgttgattTGGTAcacattctgattggtcagagtgaCTATAATgactataacattaataattaatttaattaaattaatttacaataacagcacagATCCAACAGTAGTGCCTGCTGTAAGCAAAAACCACAGGTTTATGTGAATGTGCTTCTTCTAATACGTTGTTTTTattagtaacagctcattcacggggaccTGTATAGTGGACGTCcacataatataatttaatccacataatatatatatatatttatatataaattattgctgagtgataacaggagctaacttgttttgtggatgttccacaccATTAATGAAACAAAGAAGTATGATGCgtcatactttaataaataaaaaaattaattgttggcaaattgcagtggtataacAACACCCCATGAGATGCACTTATTGGACagtaatcagctttggggtggtaacttCATATCAGTCCAGATCACACAAGtttgtcgttgattatttacctattaCAGCATTctagtattttattccttacatatgtaGTATATAAAGGTGTGGTAACAACAATCTATACATCTTTACTTGCTTTTTAAATCTTTTGGTGATTAATAGTATTcctattattaatttatatttatattatagtttTAGGTTGTTAACATGATGCAGAAAGCCAAACTGTTTGTATTTGATCCTATTTAGTGTGGGcgaaatgttattttaaaagtgTGGTCAGAAAAGgcgaaaaaaattttttaaattgatgaaCCATTCATGCCAACCTGAATAACAAAttaatgggagaaaaaaacaatataaccTTTGAACTTTGCAGATATGAAAtagtgtaaaaatgtacacttaCCCCTATAGCATAGCGAACAATCCCCTCCATCTGTGGCATGTTCAATACCTCTGTGAGGTTTCTTTCATCTCCTGCCATCTCTCCATCAGACAGTagaataatcttttttttggcGTTCTCTTTTGATCCACTTTGAGGAACAAAAACGTCTGTGCTGCAGGTAGTACAGGACACAGAAGCTAATAAAGACTTTGTAGTAAGATGTGCTGTAAACACTGATACACTGTCAGCCATTGATGCACTGTTGTGCAAACTCATGATAAGAAATTTTTGGGTTTGCGTACTTACAGGACATGGTAGAGGGCTGAAGCTGTCTTGGTGATTGCATGAATTTGTTTTATGTTCTTCACCTTATCCAAGGCTCTAAGACGTTCATTGTTTTCATTCAGAGAGAGTTCTGTCCTTATATCTCTCCCATACTGCACTACTGCAAACTTGCACTGAGGAGAGAATTTACATATTGTACATATAAACTAcacttaatatatatttatatattaatatattcacTCACtagatttaatatatattatttattgtattaaagGCATTTTGATAAAGGCTTATGGTTGAAATTGAAACCACATAGATTTAGCTTAAATTCTAATTGTTTATACTAACTGTTTCCCTACAGGAGTTTTCATTTAGAACGTCAGTGATTGGCCTATTTGAAAAGTTTAATAAAAGGCTCCTGAGTCGCTTCCAGACAGCCTCAATGATgattttatctgaaaagtgttcGATTACTTAAtatcctcttttcttttccacagcatacaaacatttttatgttttttaaatgtttttttatatttacatctagttgtgtaaaataacttaaaacatggcacctttggtggcagaccacccaatttttaggtgagcaaaagtatagaaacagaccgtcttaaagtaaattaaagtaaataacacttaatatttggttgcatatccctcgattgcaataactgcatcaaaccAGCatcccactgacatcaccaaactgttgcattcttttttgtgatgcttttccaggcttgtaccacagcttcgtTCAGTTGtagtttgttttggggggtttctcccttcagtctcctcttcaggaggcgAAATGCATCGATcgatttttccctcttttctctgcTTCAAAAGGGTTTGCCTTTCTCCCATAGATAACtgtctggtcttcatgttgatTTATCCTTTTAACAATAAGTCTttacaggtgaaacccagggctcaaaccaagagtagacattcagagctattaattgtttaaacaatcaatctaacatggcacacctgagcaacaagaaacacctgtcagtcacatgttccaatatttttgataactttaaaaatgggtgggttcaaacaaaagatgccatgttttaatttgtttaacacatatagctgaaattctgatctattgtgtCATTAAtctttgatctcaaactcaaatgccTTCAATgtatatcaaaaacaaaacaattggtCTTGCCATTCTAATACTTATCTCCTTGTATGCATACAAACAAATGTCGAGACACAAGTCACGTGGTAACTCATTATAAAATGGCAATTAGCAATGGCCACCGGTTCCTTTCTACTTCTCAACTTGTTCACATGTTGAGCATTTTCCTAGCTATCTACGTAACTGCTTGTGACTACAGTCTGACTACAGGTGAACCTGTCCTCCAAAGCTGGTGACAGCTTCACAGTAGCTTTGTGAGAACTTCGTGTTAGCTACATATAGCATTGTGTTAGCTACCTTAGCAGCACTTACCTCACATGTGTGTGGGCAATGTCTGAGCCTTCTGGAGGCTGACGACAGGTATCTGCTATGTGTTCAAGGTCTTAGTGTTCATAATCTCAGAGAAGTAGTTATTGGATCAGATGTTCCATGTATATAATGCACAGTAATGCTGATGCTGACTCTGCAAGCTTGTTTAGAGAATATAGACCCCAGTGGGGTGTCGGAGATGATCCATGCACCACAGCCCAGGAAAGCTGCTAGTCATAAGTGGGTAGGAATAAAGATGGATGAAGCCCAGAGCAAAGGGCAAGGAGAGAGATGACACCTGTAGGCCTAGAAAAAAGGGGTGTGTAAGTTGTTTCAGAAGACTTCAGAAGCCAAGGCCTTTAATATGCTGTAGTGTAAAGTTTAcattaagagaaataaaaaggagGTGCTAACTTGTTGGCCGCATCACATCCAGGGACATGGGCCAATGTAGTGCATAATAAACAACTTGGCCTGGGAGGCATGCAAGCCATTTGGTGCATTGCCTTCTTGATGGTTTTACTGGTTTTAGCTGTGCGCAGACACACAATGACCAAGCAACAAGTGCACCTGATTAGATTATTTTCTGACAAAGACACGTGTAGGACACACAGGCATCAGTCATGCTGCTCACATTTGAGTGGTCACTCCACTCCACAACAGTTATAAGGTTATGGTTGGTCCAGTTGAAACTCCCAAAGACATACAAGGCAaatctaaaaagtcacattgCATAGTGGCCCCACTCCACAAGCGTGGACCCCCTCCATTATAAGTTGGTTGAGACTGCACTCCTGGTGCTATGGCACTTGGGTCAGGATGGTGGGTGGCTCACTGCCAATGTGATCCTGGGTCAATGCCAGTTATGGTTGGCCCAGTTGAAACTTCCAAAGACATGCAATTCCACCCTACAAAGTTTACTGCACTCCTTGCAGTATGACACTTGGGTCAAGATGGTGGGTGACTTGCTGTCAGTGATATCTTGAGTCAATGGCAATTATGGTTGGCCTAGTTGAAACTTACAAAGACATACAAGGCAAACCCTACAGAATCATCTTGCATGGTTGCTCTAGTCCACAATAGCTGACCCCTCCATTATAAGGTTGGTTGAGACTGCACTCTATGGCACTTGGGTCAAGATGGTGGGTGACTCGCTGCCAGTGTGATCCTGTCTTTGTTATGCTCTGTATGTGCCTTACACCATTATGTGAGCAGGCATTATGTGAGTGGAGGGACACTAGCTGCTCTCCTATGTAAACAAATGGTAGCTCATTTGGTTCTGGATGTTATCACCTAAGCTTACAGGCAGGCCGaccatcaggttccactccagGAGGATTGTGCTGCTGCTATCTGGGTATAGTTGTGTACCTTTTTCAGGTTCTGCAAAATCAGCTGGCCCCTCCCAGTGGGGTACGTGCAGCAGTCATATCTGGGCACCCTTCCAGTCAGTCCATAGGTCTGAGTTGGTTCCTCGTAACCCACTGTTATAAGGTTATCCAGGTGAAAACCACCCCGGGCAGTTAGAGGGATGAAATAGAGTGTAAGGTTATGTATGTGACCTTGTTCTGTGAACACCTGATAACAGCCAAGGTCACCTGTGATACAAAATCTAAGCCAAACTAGAAGAAAAGGTTCCAATGCCATCACTAATGGCATTATATAGTGGGTCACCACATGACTTTGTGTCAAACGCTTCGGCATGTGTGCACATATACAAGGAGATATCCAAGTGTTGAAACTCTGCCCCAGTGGTAGACTGGTGCATATAACTCGGTTATATAAccttacattttaatttaacttcAGTGCTTGGTCTGTTTGATGCTTTACTTACACTGAAACATGTTGTCCAAACATTTTTCATCACATTATAAATAAAGTCTTTGGCCCTTTCAAAATCCTCCTGCTCAATGCTACCAGAACCATCCAGCACAAAAGTGATCTCCGTCCCTGCATCTTCAAATAAACACAAGCAGCAGAGGGATTTCACAAATATTTCCTATATCAGAATCTAAACTGTAGTTTAAGAAGTAACATATCAGACACCACGTTTCAATCACCCGATATATCTATTTTGTTCATGGATTGAttgacaaaaattaaaataccttcatcttcttcatctgtATCAGTGCTAGGGTCATTCTGTAGAGCTCTTCTCTTCCTCCAGTGGTCTAATTAAAATCAACATtgacagtttttaaataaacttaaaaaataaaatgtgcacaaTGTGTAAGTGATtcattatttcaatttaatattTCCTTCAGATGCTTTTACCTCGATAAAGAGATGTTTGACTGCCttggtttttattgttattgttgttgttgctgttcatGGCTTTTTGTTCCAGCAGCTGTAAAACTAAAGTGGTGTAATGGTATTAACTGAGGATCATTGAGAAGTCTTGAGAGAATTTCTTGTGTATGATTTAGTGCAGACACATACCCAACTTATTGGGGTAAATTTTACTCTTTTCCTGATGATCAGATATGTGTGTACAGTTTCCATTGAAATTCTCAGTTGATGAATTAATTGTCCGAACTTGGTTACAAACCTATGTTTTGAGATAACAGATGTTTCATTTAAGGTTCATGAGCTTTGAAGATTCATTTGATTTTCAGGTATtcttcaattaaattaaaactggcaatggcataaataaatgtctagGTTGTATCTATGGCTTTACTGTGTTACTCAAATAAATAACTGACTAAAttactaaatgaatgaatgaatgaatgaatgaataaatgaacaaatgaatgaattgtcAATGATTGCCATAtatgcattaataaatattttctgattcTGGCTAATTTCTGTTACAGTTAGGACATGATTTAACCATCCTATAGAatattttcctaattttttgtgacattttaaataaaaaaaaagtttaactcAGAAAATCAGAACTTAGAAGAATTAAAAGAAGAAGATTGTTGCTAGAGAGGTTTCTTGTGTTTGGTTACATTAAAAGCCATTTGTTTATCTACTGTGAACCTGGGGAAGAATTTTCACCAGagaattttaaattacattcacAATTATGGTATTTGGCAGATGCCAGAGCAACAGaagtcttccttgtaccctgagagatagTGGGTCAAATCAAACAGTGCTAGAGGCTTGGATGGAACATGGTGCAAAGTTGGAgctaataaatgcattatgGTAGTTGTGCaatggtctgtttttggctttataGGCAAGCATAAGTGTATTAAATCTGATatggcagctacaggaagccagtggagggagtgtaGAAAGGGTGTAGTGGAACAGAACTTGGGGAGGTTGAAAGCaattgtgcagctgcattctgcaTTAGTTGCAGAGGCTGAATTGCATGCAGGGGCCGACCTGCCAGTAGTATaacagtagtccagtctcgaaatgacaagggattGAACACGTACCTAAATGGCCAGTAATGGATAGAAATGACTGGATCCTTCTAATGTTGTAGAGGAGAAACCTGCATGAGTGAGTCAGTTTAGCAATGTAAGGCAAGAATGACATTTGGTAGTCCATGGTTACGCCAAAGCTGCGTGCAGTGACAgatggtgagatctgagagtgtTTCTAGGGAGATCACCAAATCTTGATACCAGGGATATACAGCAATTTTGCTGGGATTTAgattcagctgatgagctgccatccatgacgAGATGTCTTTCCAGACATGCTAAGATCtgtgcagaaacatgagtggtaggtactaaccactgcatattgGAAAGACGCCACAAGAgatgccattttggagatgctctaacTCAGTtttctagccatcacagtttggcccttgttaGAGTCACTCAGATTcatacgcttgcc carries:
- the LOC113532805 gene encoding collagen alpha-6(VI) chain isoform X1, with the translated sequence MFAAVLFIIGMYTAVGFNIFTKPVSKFTNDDQSNIQSKDRVFVPSPTSGDVFRCAEKNCSRINVAGVTKGLRPAVSVTSSWREDKEQLHVCNQVRTINSSTENFNGNCTHISDHQEKSKIYPNKLVLQLLEQKAMNSNNNNNNKNQGSQTSLYRDHWRKRRALQNDPSTDTDEEDEDAGTEITFVLDGSGSIEQEDFERAKDFIYNVMKNVWTTCFSCKFAVVQYGRDIRTELSLNENNERLRALDKVKNIKQIHAITKTASALYHVLTDVFVPQSGSKENAKKKIILLSDGEMAGDERNLTEVLNMPQMEGIVRYAIGVGPEVLNKTQAIKEMTEIAGSEDRFFSVCNYAALENILSSLEKSIIRIEDAGTEITFVLDGSSSIDPQDIESAKDFISNVMKNVWTTCFSCKFAVVQYGRDIRTELSLQENNDHLRALDKVKSIKQIYGITKTASALYHVLTDIFVPQNGSKENAKKMIILLSDGEMAGDERNLTEVLNMRQMEGIVRYAIGLGPEVLNKPQAIKEMMEIASSEDRFFKVSNYAELKNILSSLEKNIIRIEDAGTEIAFVLDGSGSIEPPDFERAKDFISNVMNNVWTTCFSCKFAVVQYGRDIRTELSLKENNEHLRALDKVKNIKQIHAITKTASALYHVLTDVFVPQSGSKENAKKMIILLSDGEMAGDERNLTEVLNMPQMEGIVRYAIGLGPEVLLKRNAIQEMIEIAGGEERFFRVSSYAALEDILSTLEKSILRSAGRGIQLFCHS
- the LOC113532805 gene encoding collagen alpha-6(VI) chain isoform X2, with product MYTAVGFNIFTKPVSKFTNDDQSNIQSKDRVFVPSPTSGDVFRCAEKNCSRINVAGVTKGLRPAVSVTSSWREDKEQLHVCNQVRTINSSTENFNGNCTHISDHQEKSKIYPNKLVLQLLEQKAMNSNNNNNNKNQGSQTSLYRDHWRKRRALQNDPSTDTDEEDEDAGTEITFVLDGSGSIEQEDFERAKDFIYNVMKNVWTTCFSCKFAVVQYGRDIRTELSLNENNERLRALDKVKNIKQIHAITKTASALYHVLTDVFVPQSGSKENAKKKIILLSDGEMAGDERNLTEVLNMPQMEGIVRYAIGVGPEVLNKTQAIKEMTEIAGSEDRFFSVCNYAALENILSSLEKSIIRIEDAGTEITFVLDGSSSIDPQDIESAKDFISNVMKNVWTTCFSCKFAVVQYGRDIRTELSLQENNDHLRALDKVKSIKQIYGITKTASALYHVLTDIFVPQNGSKENAKKMIILLSDGEMAGDERNLTEVLNMRQMEGIVRYAIGLGPEVLNKPQAIKEMMEIASSEDRFFKVSNYAELKNILSSLEKNIIRIEDAGTEIAFVLDGSGSIEPPDFERAKDFISNVMNNVWTTCFSCKFAVVQYGRDIRTELSLKENNEHLRALDKVKNIKQIHAITKTASALYHVLTDVFVPQSGSKENAKKMIILLSDGEMAGDERNLTEVLNMPQMEGIVRYAIGLGPEVLLKRNAIQEMIEIAGGEERFFRVSSYAALEDILSTLEKSILRSAGRGIQLFCHS